TTACGCAGCTGCAGGACATCACCCGCAAAATGGCCGTCACTGGAATTGCCCAAAAGGTGCTAACTTTCTTGGAATATGTTCTCACTGCGGTCTGGATTTTGGTCTGGAGAAAAACTGTGGCACATACTGGCAAAGCATTCAGAATTGACCCATATTGTGTACTTAGGTAGTCATATGTTCATTTTTGCCAACAATAGCTTGCGCCTACTTTTGACATCCAGCCATTTGGGCAGAACCATTTCAGTTGACAAAACTCACGCGACCTGTTTCTTCGCCCGTCATGTCAAAGTGTCACAAAAGAACTTGCTGTGAGCCATGCTAAATGTCAAAAGTGTTTGATCTAACACGTGGCACTGCATTCAGGAATCCAACTCACTTCAAGGGCGCACGTCGGAGGATGGCGCCCTGCTGCAACAAGCGTTGAGGGATCGAGACGACGCCATCGAGAAGTTAGTAGCGGGTGCGGATGGACGTCTGGGGTTTTGTTTGGCTAATAGTTGTTTGCATGTGTTCGAGCAGGAAGAAAGCCATGGAGACGGAGCTCCTGCGCTGCAAGACAGAAATGATGCTGCTTAACAACCAGCTGCTGGAGGCGGCACAGAAACGCTTGGAGTTGTCCCTGGAGTTGGAAGCCTGGAAGGTGGGTATTCAAAAACTGGGTGTTGCACCAAAACTtactacagtcgtacctctacttaacaGTGATGCATTCTAgacacaaaatattcaggttacgaaaagcttTGACGGGAAatcttttgttccaagatacgaaaaacgGTCCAATTTACGAAACGTCAAACATCCCCGTCGAAatgtaaatacacttcttgtatctggtattatattttaaaattctcGTGATAGCCAATGGCAAACACCCCCAAAAGCTCTTTTTTCTGGGCACCTTTGAACCATGGCTGATCAGATCTGGCCGGGGCGAGTTCCTAATTAGTGTTCCTTTGACCTTCGTTCGTCATAAAGTTGTTTGAGTgtgcgtaacataattttaagttgttgcGTTCACATGCACGTGAACAtacgtttactcagctgccactcgcaattccacacaattttttaaaatccattttaatggcttaataaatagtattttttctttcgcatacatttttcatccaaaattggtatacttttatcatttttcaagAGTTTGGGGGGTAGTATTAAAGGTCAAGGAATGAGccctaattcaatgtaaaatatgcttctatttataaaaaatccaatttacaaaaccagttctggaaccaattaatttcataggtaccactgtataaggtgTGGTCGTTTCTTCTGCCTTTCAGGAGGATATGCAGCTTCTACTTCAGCAGCAGCTCCATCTGCAGCAGCAGCTGGACAACAACACCAAGAAAACCTCTCGCATGGGCATCCTGAGGAGGAACAAGGTGCCCCTTCAACGGCCTACCAACTTCCCGGTGCCTCCCGGGCCCGTCCCGCCAGATTCGCCCACCGCGCACAGTCCCACCCAGGGCTTTAATGGCAGGCCACAGCTGTCACCCATGCGGCAGGCACCCACTTGGAAGGACAAGTGGAGGAGGGGCACCGGGGGGCAGCCTACCACAGAGACCCCCCAGCTCAAGGTCAATGACGGTTTCCAGGTGGTTTCGCTCAACTGACGCACAATGACCACATTCAGGAAGAAATCATTTAAATACCTTGCTTTTATTGAAGAGGGCTAATCATCGGCACATGAACAATATTATGTATACAACATAGGAAGGACAATGTTACTTCAGGGTTAATATATTATGGatgtgtgatttattttctttataacTTTGATTGTAAATAAACAAAGCCACCACGTTTACTTACCTTTCCTacttataataatatatagatGACTAATTTGCTTACATGGAGAGTGCATAATTGTCAGTTCAATGAAACCATTTGACTTCAAGTCATTGTCTGACTCCGTCACTCGTCAAGCCAATTCCCACCTCTTAAACCGAGACAAACATGCTACATTGCAGATGCCACAGAGAGGAAAAATTGACTTCGGTGCTGAGAATAATGTAAATGTAGAAGTTGTTGAAGTGGAATGTCACGTCGGGGAAAAAAGACCTCACCACATGTCACCCCACAAATAATACACGACAGATAGGACAACACTGACACATGATAGGCTACCTGCACGCAGTCCTAGTATAAATATGGCAGGGTAAAAGTTGCAGTGTTCCGACTTCCTCATATTGCAGCTTTTTTCACCGATTATTTCACCCGTTAAGTACTGAATGAGGGTTTCTTGTCTTTAGTATAGTACCACATTACAACACAACCTGCCAGGTAGCAGAACTGAGCTTGACAACCACATTAAATCCTGGAAGTGTTAAGGGCTGGGGCTTCACTGTAatgcctcatctcattttctgaaccgctttaccctcattagggtcgtggggggtgctggagcctatcccagctgactttgggccagaggcaggggacaccctgaattagtggccagccaatcgcagggcacaaggagacgaacaaccatgcatgctcacacccatacctaggggcaatttagagtgtccaattggcctaccatgcatgtttttggaatgtgggaggaaactgaagtacccggagagaacTCACGCTgccccaggaagaacatgcaaactccacacaggtggaccgaccgacctggactacaacccaggaccccagagctgtaaggccgatgcgctaaccactcgcgccactgggccgcctTCACTTTAATGCGAGAGTGAAAAATAATTGTGGGAGTCCATTTATGTGGTTGGCCATTTTGGGTTCTCATCTGGTGGTGGGCATTAGGAACGCAGGAAGGTGACAACAGAGCTGATGAAGTCCAATGGTTTCTCAGCGTGAATCCAGTGGCCTGCATCTGGTATGTACTGAATGCTGGCGCACGGGAACAGACGCTCAATTTTGGGGTAATCTTCGGAGCTGGGGGAAGATGGGTGACAACAGTTCAACAACCTCTACTTTGTACCCGACTGGATGGAAGTTGTACCTGATGTAAGGAGATTTGGCTCCGCCCAGGAAGAGCGTAGGGCCATGATAGGTGGAGTCAACACTTGGAAAACTCATGAGGTCATCAAGGTGTGCTGATACTGCATCCAGGTTGACCCTCCAAGTGTAACTTCCATTTCTTTCCACCAGGTTGGTGAGCAGGAACTGTCGCAACGAGTGTTCCTAAACACAAAAATCTCCGATTACGTCACGGTCGGGGGAGTTTGATCATCACGTGAGATCACTCAGAGAATCTTCCCATAAAAGTGATTCTGACCTTGACTCGGTGTCGCAGCTGGTCCTCAGCCGAACGTCTGGCGGTGGAGCGCGGCAGATCGCTGGGGACGTTGACGTCTCGCATGGCGTCAATGTACAAGTGGAAGTCACTTCTGGTATTGCTCTGGGCCGGGCTGATGTCCACCACAACCAACCGTTCCACCAGTGCCGGCTGCCAGCAGGGAAAACAAA
The nucleotide sequence above comes from Stigmatopora argus isolate UIUO_Sarg chromosome 22, RoL_Sarg_1.0, whole genome shotgun sequence. Encoded proteins:
- the abhd11 gene encoding sn-1-specific diacylglycerol lipase ABHD11, translated to MTLLCHLVQATRPRPSFVPLLSRPPCRLPPGRRLANSASLSSTSSTVNLTYDVFDGKSDSPTPLVFLHGLFGSKSNFQSIAKSLVQRTGRKVLTVDARNHGNSPHHPELTYEAMSGDLLQLLTQLHIDKCILIGHSMGGKTAMTTALTQPALVERLVVVDISPAQSNTRSDFHLYIDAMRDVNVPSDLPRSTARRSAEDQLRHRVKEHSLRQFLLTNLVERNGSYTWRVNLDAVSAHLDDLMSFPSVDSTYHGPTLFLGGAKSPYISSEDYPKIERLFPCASIQYIPDAGHWIHAEKPLDFISSVVTFLRS